The genomic window TACTGCTGTACTGTACGCCATCCACACGGAAAAGTTCCTGCGTGCGCCTAAGTCTGCGTGTGCCCGTGCGCCACTCGCCGCTATGCATTATGACTCGTGTTCTCACACACCAGCGAGGTGCTGGAATATTGGAGATGAGGCTACTTTTTCTTCTGCGTCTTTGAGACTATTTGAGCTGAGTTGCGCAAGGTAGAAATCGAGGTAAGCAGATGTGGggcgaaagggaaaggagtagcacacacacacacacaaaataGTGAAGTGTGCGCATGTACGTGTGAAAGAGGAGGCAATCCGACCTGTTCTCTACGCTTGAAAGTACTTGCGGCTCTATGGACGGGGGTGGGCTGgcgggggagaagggaatacgacaacaacaaagcgTTAGCCCTACCTGGAAAAATTGACATCGAacatgagagagaggggggatggaTGGGCACGCTGTTGCCGCAGTGTCATGGGTGTTTTCTCTCCATccaagagaagagagggaaaggccATAGCagcgaggagctgcacgactAAGAGCGCCTTCGGTTCTCTTCACCTGCGTTTGACGTTGCGGTTTTTATCCTATTCGCTGTCGATTTCCCTCTCGCGTGGGAGAGTGCCGCACAACCACACGAGCGAATCGGTGAGGCGAGCGGTTCAGAATGTGACGCCAGCAAAAGTGGCTAAGAGAAGGGCTGCCGTGAGATCATATAGAGGAAGTGTGGAGGATCtcccgaaaaaaaaaggaaaaacaaaagggcAACTGAGGCGCTCAGATTCCCACGCTCACGAAGCGATCCGTACGTCGTcatatgtgcgtgtgttcccTTTTGCCGCTGATGCACAGACCCACgaacacgcagacacactcGGCCGGCAGCccaagggggagggagagggggaaggaaatGCAGAGAACAGTAAGAGGAAAAAGCCACGCCCTACCCTTTATGGGCAGCCCACGTTGCTGGTTCACTCGACGAATCTAagccgcgtgcgcgcacgaGCGCGAAAGAGAGTCTCAGAGCCCGAGTATAGACAACCTGTTTGAGAGAAAGACGGAGGTAGCGGTGGTGAGAGAGAACAAGGAGACCATCACGAACCACGCCTTAGCGAAGAACGAGGAAGCTCAATGCCCGAAGGAAACGAAGAGAATAATGAcacaaacagcagcacaccacatCGGCGGCAGCACTTGGGCCACCAAtagaaaaggagaagcaaagcagagggggggggcagagaaaTCCGCTGGCAACAAGCAGAGGGCTGCACGGTGTTACAACAGCCTCAACACTCACGAGAAAAGTATACATTAACACAGGAATAGTCCGACCCTTGACAGAGCAGAGTAGGtgcgggagaggaggaggaggaagcgagaAGCGGGCAGACAGTAGAGCCTGTTGGACCGGCGCTGTGCACTCATCCCCCTGCCTCCGTCCTTATGTCTCAGAAATGTGGGAGTGCGTGATCCGCCCGGTAGCCGTAGTGCTGCCCTTTTTTGgtcgtcaccgccgcagcaATCCACCGACTGTGTCGATCTCCCACGGGGGAACGCTCCCATCGATCTTTGGGGAAGCGCAAAGACACACCTGATGCGACCAGAGGGGGACAGAGACTATGAGCAGGCACTGACTCGCCCAAATTATTGGTTCGCTCGGGAATCATCTCTAACATCCTCGTCGATGCCGACGCGGAAGCGGCCCATGGTGCGTGTTTCTATCGGTGAGAGCGCGACGACACTGCTCGATCACGCTAAAGGAGCACCACAGCGCGCCCTGCTCCACGTCGAAgtcgtcgtcctcttcgCTATCCCCTGCCTTCGACCGCGGTATTCAAAGCACTACGTATTTCTTTCGGCGTTCTCCAGTGCCCATGCCACTCTTGTGATGACGAAGTCcatagagagaggagagaggagagagaagagagaggcggtaTCTGCGTCACTGTGTACACTGTGCCGCACACGTTATGAGGAGCGCTGAAGTGTTCCGCGGCAGCACGTCTTACTTGTGTCACGAAGTACCACAGAGCTGTGTGGGACTAGTTGCTGCTGTACTGCGTCAGGGTGAGTTCATCACGAGCTTTGAAGAAGTGTGCAGTGGTAGCACCGTCTTTGCCACCCACGCTGCTTTACCGTGTTGTTTAACACCGTTGTCGGCTGCTCGGAgatcctcctcttcgcccctGTGCGAGCCGAAACGGCCGCAAACGAatgagaggagagaggtggtgagCGCTTCTGCATGCAGCATGACACGCCGCTAAGGCGATCTAGACGCTTGCACTGTAGAGAACCGATGACTCGAGGGTCCACATCGCCTTCTTCGTACTGTGTGTGCGGCTGAAATACTTGTCTCAAGGCCGACTCGTCATTTGTCTGAAGGCGAAGGGAGGGTAGCCATACGTTCACCCGCTGCGAAGAAAAACAACGATGTGCACGCCGAGTGTGAGGAGCAGGTTGGTGGCTCACGCGTGGCAATGGTCATCATCGCCACTACCCACCTACTCGCAAGAGTCATGGATACACTGCACAGAGCGACAGACCAGTGGACGTTCCACTGTAGTCGACCctgacagcagcgacagtaGGTGAGGCCTGCAGATCACATCCGTACTGAAAAGCTCAACAGGGTCAATCGTGACAGAGGTGGTGgcctgtgcgtgcatgtgaATGGCATGAGCGGTGTGAACCAACGTGTTTGGGTACGGCACGGCGACATGCTCTCTACAATTCACTCCCTTCAccggaggaagaggtgatACACTTCTCTGAATCATGTTGAATTCACCGCAGACGAAGTAGCTGTTCACTTtcttgcgcgcgcgctctctctctctcatgaGCGCTGCTGTGATGTGCCAAGTTGTAGCTGCATTGCGATGGGGTAGGTAGAAGTGAGGAGCCCATGGAGGtgtagggagagagagagacaaagggacaatgaagaggaagaaggcgtGGGTACTCGTagaagctgaagaagaagaaaggggagggagggggtgagggggtcACATTGCTCTTTCGTCAAAGACTCTCTCACATACTTCGTGCGCTTCTACGCACATCGATGCTGCTCGTATCATCTACGCCTTCTGAAGCTCTCGGCTAACGGAGGGGAAGCCACTTGCCTTGCAGAGCTGAGCTCAATAGGTACACCCCGAATCGAGGGTGGCATGTTTCGATGAGCAGCAGTTCAGGAGTCCAGAGACGCTGAGGCGTACAACAAACTGCACAACATCTTCTGGGCGACGCCAATGAAACTGCAATACGTGCCACGACCTCTTTTCCATCTCAATGGTAtaagcgaaagagaggagagggagagggagggggtagagAAGTCAAAGACGACAATTGCTGTGGTTGTCTTAAAGCACATCGCACTTCACCCAAGGAAAAGGGGCTGTGCTGCCAACCATATACCCCCACGCCGTCTGACTCTCTCGTTTTAGATCGATGCGTTAGCGTTGATGCATCCGCACGAGTTGAACGCCTGTCACGAGCTGCGGCTCATCAACGAGTAGAGGAGAGACAAGATACCAACCAGAATGACTGCCTTACAGGCGTACTCAAAGATGGGTAACCCAGTCGGCTGCATCGCGTCTGCATCGGGCCAAGGAAACGCTTCCGCAGATGGGTCTTGGGTGAACATGTTTCGTCCGCATCGCGCAATCAGCCTGCGCGGATTTGCGTTCTCGAACACAAAAAGCGTAAGAATTGACTTGACTTGTATGAGTCCCCCCACACGCGGGGCATCGACTTCCCNNNNNNNNNNNNNNNNNNNNNNNNNNNNNNNNNNNNNNNNNNNNNNNNNNNNNNNNNNNNNNNNNNNNNNNNNNNNNNNNNNNNNNNNNNNNNNNNNNNNTGTTGGTGGGTAGGGGTGTTGGGGTATCGGTATTGGGGTGATAGATGTTGGTGTTTATAGTGTGATTAGTTGTTAGGGTGAGGGTTATTAATGTGTGTTGTGTTGAATGGAGTTGGGAGTGTGTTTTTTTTAGGATGGATGGGTGGGGCTGGGAGTGGGAGTGAGTGATGGAAGGATTATGTTTTATGTAGTGTGTATGGGttgagagggaagaggggaaggagggatTGAGTGGTGTGTATGAAGTTGTGTTAGTAGAATAAGTGCTCAGAGGTAAAAGCAGTGTTGGTGTGGGGGGTTGTGGTCGGTTATCTTCTCCGCGTTTTGGTGAGGAGCATGGGATCTGCAAGTGCATAGCATCAGGAGGTTGCCTTCGGTTCCCGCGCAAGGGAGAGGTAGCAGCCCCGGCGAACGTGCCTGTCACGTCGACACGTTCTCTCTGCCGCCGAATCGGTGGAGCAGCGGCCTGCGCTCGCCGTTCTCACTGCCTGGGAATGACCCGGTGACCGCGCCTTATTCGCCAAGCGCTGGTACCGCGGAAACGTAGCCTTCGAATGTGGCCTCGCCTCCCAGCGCAGGGACTCCGATACAAAAGGCAGGGAGTACATCGTCATGGACGTCATGGTAGCTGGTTTGACCCTCTCCGAGGTAGTCGATAGCGTCGCGATCAGCGTAGTTGTCGCGAAGATTCTGACTTGAACTGTTACCGTTGCTGTAGGCGGTGCTGTTACCGCTTCTGCCCACGCCAACTCGCACTCTAGGGGTAGCCCCAAACTCGCCCTCCTGCTGAAAGGTCACACTATCCGCCTCCCTATACGCACGGCGCAgtcgcgtgcgcagcgcctggaaACCGCGAACGATGCCCCAGAGGCAAGCAAGGACCCCAATAATGCCAGCGGTGCCGATGATGAGAACTGTGGATGGGTGCATGGCAAACGCCTATACAGGTGGGTGGCCAGAAACTGGCGAGGCCAAACAGAGCGCAGGAGTTTCTACCCAGAGGAATGGCGCACCGCCGAGGCCTGTGAGGGGCACAGACGCGTTGGTCTGTGTGGACTCGATGACTCGCCAGCTTGGGGCAGTGACGGCTTACAAGCGGAGCCAAATGTAGATCAAAGTGATCACAGTAACAACAGCGAAAGGGAGCAACCAAGAACAGCAcgaagggaggaaaaggcgtCAGCTGACCGTCTTTCAACAAAGCGAGCGTCGCTGGACGAAAAAAATGTGCTTTGGCGCACTGGCTGGGACAGGGCGCGCGCGTTCTCCAACACGAAATGAATGACGTCCTCGTGCCTGTACACTTTTGCTTGTgttggggagagggagagcgagagagaaaagggaagtaaagtgcagcagcagagacgtCAAGCAGCGAACGTGATCGCTGTTTCGACCGCGGGGAGTCAAAGCAAACAGCAACGACCgcggccaccaccgcagcccgACTAACGTATCCACCGAGGAGTAATtaaagagaaacagaagtggcggaggcgacaAACAATGAAACGCAAAGGGGGACAAGAAATAAAAAGCCGCACAAGCAAAGAGAGGCGCTCAGGCCACTGAAGCCGGAGTAGGCATAACCGCAAGCGGGCAGAGAACAGAGCTGTGACACACGAAACAGAACCCCCCCAAAAGCTAAAAGGAGTAatagagggaggggggagggggaggaggaggaggaggagagcgcgtgctcgagcagcagcggtactCCACGGAAACGCGAAAGGCAAACAAGACAAACAAACCACAGGAAAACGTGGAGAGAAAATCGGAGAAGGATGAGGGCGGAGGTGAGGTGAGGTGGGGGGATGTAACGGTGAGGTCCGCTAATCGACAGAGAGGAATAAGACCCAGCGTAAGGGCCAAACCAggcgacgcacacacacacacacacacacacacacccacacacacccgtgcccgagagaaaagaggggaaaggaaatGATGTTATCAAGCAGTGGGAGAAGACACGTAACGCGAGACAACACAAAAGGGCCGAGAAAGTGACGAAGGAAGTCCTTCACTCGAGTCACCCATACGACACTCTCCCCCCTACCAAAAAGGCCCACTCACTCGCACCACAGCAGAAAACAAAGCCTAAACACCAGACGTGGTTGGCACTCAGTGAGAcgggaaaacaaaagagaaattGACGAGCCCTCTCTGTATACTGTGTGGAGCTTATCTCCTTCTGGTGTTGTCGAGCTTAGGGAGGTccgagcgagcgagcgaagcagagggacgaggaagggaaagagcaagacgacgacgagagaaacgcagcaccacacaaaAATTAACAGTTTATCCCTGACATTCAGTTTACTGTGTTTCCTTTAGCACTTGGCTCGAGACTGGCGAATAGCACAGGCCTAAAGATATGCGGCTATGTGCACGTGACTGTCGCTGTAGAGCAGTGGACGGCGGTTCTGCCGTGTGCAGGGTGGAggcgaagggggaaagagagagagagaggggaaggacaGAGCAGGAGTAAGGGAAACATCGAAGATaaagcggaggggagggagagagagacgagatAGTGGGCAAGCCAGATGCGAGCCTCGCGGAAGAGCAATACCGCACGTAACATACTGCTGTACTGTACGCCATCCACACGGAAAAGTTCCTGCGTGCGCCTAAGTCTGCGTGTGCCCGTGCGCCACTCGCCGCTATGCATTATGACTCGTGTTCTCACACACCAGCGAGGTGCTGGAATATTGGAGATGAGGCTACTTTTTCTTCTGCGTCTTTGAGACTATTTGAGCTGAGTTGCGCAAGGTAGAAATCGAGGTAAGCAGATGTGGggcgaaagggaaaggagtagcacacacacacacacaaaataGTGAAGTGTGCGCATGTACGTGTGAAAGACGAGGCAATCCGACCTGTTCTCTACGCTTGAAAGTACTTGCGGCTCTATGGACGGGGGTGGGCTGgcgggggagaagggaatacgacaacaacaaagcgTTAGCCCTACCTGGAAAAATTGACATCGAacatgagagagaggggggacggATGGGTGCGCTGTTGCCGCAGTGTCATGGGTGTTTTCTCTCCATccaagagaagagagagaaaggccatagcagcgaggagctgcacgactAAGAGCGCCTTCGGTTCTCTTCACCTGCGTTTGACGTTGCGGTTTTTATCCTATTCGCTGTCGATTTCCCTCTCGCGTGGGAGAGTGCCGCACAACCACACGAGCGAATCGGTGAGGCGAGCGGTTCAGCATGTGACGCCAGCAAAAGTGGCTAAGAGAAGGGCTGCCGTGAGATCATATAGAGGAAGTGTGGAGGATCtcccgaaaaaaaaaggaaaaacaaaagggcAACTGAGGCGCTCAGATTCCCACGCTCACGAAGCGATCCGTACGTCGTcatatgtgcgtgtgttcccTTTTGCCGCTGATGCACAGACCCACgaacacgcagacacactcGGCCGGCAGCccaagggggagggagagggggaaggaaatGCAGAGAACAGTAAGAGGAAAAAGCCACGCCCTACCCTTTATGGGCAGCCCACGTTGCTGGTTCACTCGACGAATCTAagccgcgtgcgcgcacgaGCGCGAAAGAGAGTCTCAGAGCCCGAGTAGAGACAACCTGTTTGAGAGAAAGACGGAGGTAGCGGTGGTGAGAGAGAACAAGGAGACCATCACGAACCACGCCTTAGCGAAGAACGAGGAAGCTCAATGCCCGAAGGAAACGAAGAGAATAATGAcacaaacagcagcacaccacatCGGCGGCAGCACTTGGGCCACCAAtagaaaaggagaagcaaagcagaggggggggcagagaaaTCCGCTGGCAACAAGCAGAGGGCTGCACGGGGTTACAACAGCCTCAACACGCACGAGCAAAGTATACATTAACACAGGAATAGTCCGACCCTTGACAGAGCAGAGTAGGtgcgggagaggaggaggaggaagcgagaAGCGGGCAGACAGTAGAGCCTGTTGGACCGGCGCTGTGCACTCATCCCCCTGCCTCCGTCCTTATGTCTCAGAAATGTGGGAGTGCGTGATCCGCCCGGTAGCCGTAGTGCTGCCCTTTTTTTgtcgtcaccgccgcagcaATCCACCGACTGTGTCGATCTCCCACGGGGGAACGCTCCCATCGATCTTTGGGAAAGCGCAAAGACACACCTGATGCGACCAGAGGGGGACAGAGACTATGAGCAGGCACTGACTCGCCCAAATTATTGGTTCGCTCGGGAATCATCTCTAACATCCTCGTCGATGCCGACGCGGAAGCGGCCCATGGTGCGTGTTTCTATCGGTGAGAGCGCGACGACACTGCTCGATCACGCTAAAGGAGCACCACAGCGCGCCCTGCTCCACGTCGAAgtcgtcgtcctcttcgCTATCCCCTGCCTTCGACCGCGGTATTCAAAGCACTACGTATTTCTTTCGGCGTTCTCCAGTGCCCATGCCACTCTTGTGATGACGAAGTCcatagagagaggagagagaagagagagacggtaTCTGCGTCACTGTGTACACTGTGCCGCACACGTTATGAGGAGCGCTGAAGTGTTCCGCGGCAGCACGTCTTACTTGTGTCACGCAGTACCACAGAGCTGTGTGAGACTAGTTGCTGCTGTACTGCGTCAGGGTGAGTTCATCACGAGCTTTGAAGAAGTGTGCAGTGGTAGCACCGTCTTTGCCACCCACGCTGCTTTACCGTGTTGTTTAACACCGTTGTCGGCTGCTCGGAgatcctcctcttcgcccctGTGCGAGCCGAAACGGCCGCAAACGAatgagaggagagaggtggtgagCGCTTCTGCATGCAGCATGACACGCCGCTGAGGCGATCTAGACGCTTGCACTGTAGAGAACCGATGACTCGAGGGTCCACATCGCCTTCTTCGTACTGTGTGTGCGGCTGAAATACTTGTCTCAAGGCCGACTCGTCATTTGTCTGAAGGCGAAGGGAGGGTAGCCATACGTTCACCCGCTGCGAATAAAAACAACGATGTGCACGCCGAGTGTGAGGAGCAGGTTGGTGGCTCACGCGTGGCAATGGTCATCATCGCCACTACCCACCTACTCGCAAGAGTCATGGATACACTGCACAGAGCGACAGACCAGTGGACGTTCCACTGTAGTCGACCctgacagcagcgacagtaGGTGAGGCCTGCAGATCACATCCGTACTGAAAAGCTCAACAGGGTCAATCGTGACAGAGGTGGTGgcctgtgcgtgcatgtgaATGGCATGAGCGGTGTGAACCAACGTGTTTGGGTACGGCACGGCGACATGCTCTCTACAACTCACTCCCTTCAccggaggaagaggtgatACACTCCTCTGAATCATGTTGAATTCACCGCAGACGAAGTAGCTGTTCACTTTCttgcgcgctctctctctcatgaGCGCTGCTTTGATGTGCCAAGTTGTAGCTGCATTGCGATGGGGTAGGTAGAAGTGAGGAGCCCATGGAGGtgtagggagagagagagagacaaagggacaatgaagaggaagaaggcgtGGGTACTTGTagaagctgaagaagaagaaaggggagggagggggtgagggggtcACATTGCTCTTTCGTCAAAGACTCTCTCACATACTTCGTGCGCTTCTACGCACATCGATGCTGCTCGTATCATCTACGCCTTCTGAAGCTCTCGGCTAACGGAGGGGAAGCCACTTGCCTTGCAGAGCTGAGCTCAATAGGTACACCCCGAATCGAGGGTGGCATGTTTCGATGAGCAGCAGTTCAGGAGTCCAGAGACGCTGAGACGTACAACAAACTGCACAACATCTTCTGGGCGACGCCAATGAAACTGCAATACGTGCCACGACCTCTTTTCCATCTCAATGGTAtaagcgaaagagaggagagggagagggagggggtagagAAGTCAAAGACGACAATTGCTGTGGTTGTCTTAAAGCACATCGCACTTCACCCAAGGAAAAGGGGCTGTGCTGCCAACCATATACCCCCACGCCGTCTGACTCTCTCGTTTTAGATCGATGCGTTAGCGTTGATGCATCCGCACGAGTTGAACGCCTGTCACGAGCTGCGGCTCATCAACGAGTAGAGGAGAGACAAGATACCAACCAGAATGACTGCCTTACAGGCGTACTCAAAGATGGGTAACCCAGTCGGCTGCATCGCGTCTGCATCGGGCCAAGGAAACGCTTCCGCAGATGGGTCTTGGGTGACCATGTTTCGTCCGCATCGCGCAATCAGCCTGCGCGGATTTGCGTTCTCGAACACAAGAAGCGTAGGAATTGACTTGAACTTGTATGAGTCCCCCCACACGCGGGCCATCGACTTCGCATCCTCGTACGGGAGGCAGTAGTAGTCTCCATGCGACTCACGGAAATAGTTCatcatctctctctcagaTCGATCCATCGACATGAATACAACCTCGAACTTCTTCTTGGCGTGGTGGGTCTCGTAGAACTTCTTCAGCAGCGGAGTGAAAGCGCGGCATGGCGGGCACCAGTGCGCGGAGAAGTACATAAGCACGTACTCAGAGTCCTTCAAAACATCGATAGCGCgaacggcgctgccgtcctTGCAGAGGAGCATGAGCCCCGAGTTGTTAAAGAAATTAGGTTCCATGTGGCAAGTCGGCGTGCGTGTTTCTGTGCGCGAGGGAAGTGAAAAGGCTCAGGGGagagtagcagcagcaaaacgGTTGGGACACCAATGAAGCGAGAAAGAAATGTGATcaggcagagggagagggagggagagacttATGCCTTCGCGTTTGCTTGTCGCTTGGGTGATTCCTAGCAAGGGGGTTCGCGCGGCAACACTGTGTGCCATGCCGTTGTCAGAGAATGCATGAACCAAGAAGGGAAACAGGAAGGATAAGAGGGGGGGAATATACCCAAAGTACAGGAAGTACTGATCTTGACTACTTTGAGATTGCTGAGCCCCATCCAgtgtgcagcgcagcaggcaAACACGAGAAGACCACATGAGTAAATGTCCTCTccctgctcctctctcttcggagagctctctcttccacgATGCGTAGAGAGGAGACTAGTGGTGGGGAATTCGGCAGGATTGCCATCACTCCAAGCGAGGGTTACCTCGTCTACGAGAAGCGTACATCTGAGTCGATTCCccacagcgacgcgctgctaGCCGGGAGCTATTTCTGTGTCACCAGTCGACACGCGCCGTGCGTTCCCAAACTATCGCTTTTGCTTCACTGCGTGCACATCTGGTGCGCTTACAACGCGGACATTTTAATCGAGCAGACGAGAGGGCATCATTCCGATGCCCGCGTGCTTCTGGCCAGCCACTCCTTACCCATCCaagggacacacacacacacacacacacatcagcagcaaaagaaaaaggagagtTTCGTGGCGCTACTGAGCGAGTTGCTTACGGGTGCCACGATCAAACGCAAGAGCAGACAGACAACAATAAACGCAGATGACGCGCGAAAAGCCACGACAGCGGAAATGGAGGTGAGTgtggaagagaaagagggcgcGTTTGTAAGAAGTGTAGAGCGAGGTAAAGGTGGGAGcggggaagagaaacaggtggaggagagacggaAGGGGAGCACACcccgaaagagagagaggggtggagaggcacACGGACTCCAGTTCACTTGACAAGACGAGAAGAGCCAAACAAGTAAAGCCATACACATtaaggaggtgaaggagagagagaggcaaagagacGCTGTGCCGTTCCTCTTGTTCATGAGTACCCCCAACTCATGTCCCCTACCACTGACTCACACGTCAGCGGAGGCGGGCGATAGGATGATGgtgggtgccgctgctgcgcgaggagagTCCCGCATGCAGCAAAAACCCACaacgaaaacgaaaaaaagagagggcagAACGGCGTGAGTTAAGCGCctgtgtgagagaggggggagggagggggaaagagggagaggcggacACAAGAAAAAGGCGGAATTCGAGGCGCACGACTCGTTTGCTGCAACAGCGGTACCCCCccactcttcttccccctccccctcccccacacaccggCCTGATGCGGCCAGTGCGCGTACATTTGCACCACGTAGTCttctgtttgtttgtttgcaACCCATTGACGGCGCATTCGTGCGCAGCCCTGattggaggggggagggaaagggtggTATTCCGCCGAGAGGAACGCACACAGGCTCGTATCCGTGCATGACTTAACCTGCTCAGCCCATGCCCACCCAGGACCCAAGCAGATGAAGGAGTCGAGAGCCAAGACGAGCGCAGATaagacacacgtgcacaaTGACGGAGGCAAATGAAGTTGCAtcacctccttttttctctgtgtgtgtgtggtgcgctTCCATTATGGTGAAGCAACTATGATCCGAATGAGGGAATGAAAGTACTGAAtaggaaagagagacaggggagggggagggggagcactGGAAGAGAGAACCGAGTAGAAGGGAGAAAATGATCGGAGTAGAAGAGCCAGAACGACGCCATTCAAAAGCGCAGCGCATGCGGCGAAGCACAGCGTAGGagtaaaaaaaaacacacacatagaaggaggaggcagacgTGTGCACATCGGACAACACACGCCAACGCAACCAACAACAAAAGAAGCAAAGTAAGAGCAAAgtgggagagaaagagagaagcacaccgGCTGCCTTCACAGCCTGGGTATGGGAAAGCGTGCGGAAGACTAGCGCTAGCGTTGAAAGGCTCAGGGTTGCACTTCACCAAAATATGAGGAATGCCAGAGGAAATCGAAAAAATTCAGTTGCTGCACCCATCAGCGAGAGTCCAATGCTCATACGAACAGCATAATACCTGGTGCTAGCGgcactctcctctctctcgcgccgtgtgtgtgtgtctctgtgtgtgtgtgttgggggggaggggagggaggcagcctTCCTACTTTCAAATGCCTCATCATCAGTGTCGTCTCCTTGTCGTAGTTGATATCACAGAAGCCCATGCTATAGCAGCGATGGTGAGTGGAGGTGAAGTAGTCGACACCGCTGATGCTCGCCATGAGCTTGCCCttagcgctgcagcgcttccaGTGCAAGTGAGCGGTTCCGCTGCTGACCGTGTCTTTCAGCTCCATGTAGGTcggcgtgctgcagccgtACTGCGCTTTTGCCCTTGCGGCCACCTTGAGAGTCTTCACCGGTACGTAGCCCACGCAGCAGCCCCGTGCATGATGACGTGCACAGTCTGCAGGTCGGCGGCGATGTATTTGGGCGACATGTTGGCGATGCTGACGGAAGGGTTGTCGTTGCTGAAGTATCAGCAAGTGATTACCCAAATGGTGACGTTGCCGCTGGTG from Leishmania braziliensis MHOM/BR/75/M2904 complete genome, chromosome 31 includes these protein-coding regions:
- a CDS encoding tryparedoxin-like protein, whose amino-acid sequence is MEPNFFNNSGLMLLCKDGSAVRAIDVLKDSEYVLMYFSAHWCPPCRAFTPLLKKFYETHHAKKKFEVVFMSMDRSEREMMNYFRESHGDYYCLPYEDAKSMARVWGDSYKFKSIPTLLVFENANPRRLIARCGRNMVTQDPSAEAFPWPDADAMQPTGLPIFEYACKAVILVGILSLLYSLMSRSS